A genomic window from Centroberyx gerrardi isolate f3 chromosome 14, fCenGer3.hap1.cur.20231027, whole genome shotgun sequence includes:
- the LOC139919149 gene encoding glycine N-acyltransferase-like protein 2: MKEDNMKAQTAQLSSVPPLPQQILHELCVSEWDGTFKGERNLEGTIRVLGGVLHILHNNRCHLEIGSSEVFPDTCVVFTKNPETLKRLLLNERVVNWRNGLTFRGGIPSSHCRLIKEIASLKGLDMTEFGDYNTYIHRSPESTDWQEKLLPLPVSSLDESHAELVDRHLPYGWSRDSLNHVRACIRHLPNRCVTDDEGRPVSWMLSDELCELRMAYTLPEHRRAGHLTALSLALIRRMSSVGLPVYCHINRHNRATINGVTALGFSPCPTMEKMSVLLICRDRA; encoded by the exons ATGAAAGAGGACAACATGAAAG CACAAACTGCACAGCTCAGCAGTGTTCCCCCACTGCCGCAGCAGATCCTGCATGAGCTCTGCGTATCTGAGTGGGATGGGACTTTTAAAGGGGAACGCAACCTCgagg GAACCATCAGA GTTCTCGGAGGCGTGTTGCATATCCTCCACAACAACCGCTGTCACCTGGAGAT CGGCAGCTCCGAAGTGTTTCCTGACACGTGCGTCGTCTTCACCAAGAACCCGGAGACTCTGAAACGTCTGCTGCTTAATGAGAGAGTTGTAAACTGGAGAAACGGACTGACATTCAGAGGTG GTATACCAAGCTCACACTGTCGTCTCATCAAAGAAATCGCCTCACTCAAAGGACTGGACATGACAGAATTTGGAGATTATAACACCTACATCCACCGCAGCCCAGAGAGCACAGACTGGCAGGA GAAGCTGTTGCCGCTGCCGGTTTCCTCTCTGGATGAGTCCCATGCCGAGCTGGTGGACAGACACTTACCCTACGGATGGAGCCGGGACAGCCTCAACCATGTGAGGGCCTGCATCCGCCATCTGCCAAACCGCTGTGTGACGGACGACGAGGGACGGCCCGTGTCCTGGATGCTGTCTGACGAGCTGTGTGAGCTGAGGATGGCCTACACCTTACCAGAGCACCGACGGGCCGGTCACCTGACGGCCCTCTCCCTGGCCCTGATCCGCCGGATGAGCTCCGTGGGTCTGCCGGTCTACTGCCACATCAACCGGCACAACCGGGCCACCATTAACGGCGTGACCGCACTGGGCTTCTCCCCGTGTCCCACTATGGAGAAGATGTCAGTGCTGCTCATATGCAGGGACAGAGCCTGA